The genome window AACCAATCTTGTCACGGGCTTAGCAACCGCTCACATGGATTCGATTCCTATGGTCGCCATTACGGGACAGGTGCCAAGAGCAGCCATTGGGACAGATGCCTTCCAAGAAACCGACATTTTTGGCATTACGCTGCCGATTGTGAAGCATTCCTATGTGGTTCGTAAGGCGAGTGATATGGCAAGAATTGTTGCTGAAGCGTTTCATATTGCCAGTAGCGGACGACCGGGTCCGGTATTAATTGATGTCCCCAAAGATGTCGGGTTTGAAGAGTGCGATTATGTACCGGTTCTGCCGAAGCAAGTTAGCTTGCCGGGTTTCCGCCCAACGGAGAAAGGGAATCCCCGGAAACTTTTACAAGCAATTCAATATATTGAAGCAGCAGAACGTCCTCTCCTCTACGTTGGCGGCGGTGCCATTAGTTCTGGTGCTCATGAAGAATTACAGCAGCTTGCAGAGCACTTTCAGATTCCAGTCACGACCACTTTAATGGGTCTGGGCTCATTTGATGAGAATCATCCCCTGGCAGTTTCCATGTTGGGGATGCACGGTACCGCTTATGCTAACTATGCGGTTAGTGAGTGTGATTTACTCATTGCAGTGGGGGCAAGATTTGACGATCGCGTTACCGGGAAACTCGATGAGTTTGCCTCCAAAGCTAAGGTCATTCACATTGATATTGACCCGGCGGAAGTGGGCAAAAACCGGGCGCCAGATGTTCCCGTTGTGGGCGATGTCCGCACTTGCTTACAACAAATGCTCGATCGCATCCGCGAGTTAGATATTCCTGCCAATCATGAACGTACCAAGGCGTGGCTGGCAAAAATTCAACGGTGGCGTGAAATCTATCCCCTTGTGGTACCGCGTTATGAAGCATTACTTTCCCCGCAGGAAGTGATTGTGGAAGTGGGACAACAAGCGCCTTATGCCTACTACACCACGGATGTGGGACAGCACCAAATGTGGGCCGCGCAGTTTATTAAATATGGTCCCCGCCGTTGGATTTCCAGTTCTGGTTTAGGCACGATGGGCTATGGTTTACCCGCAGCGATGGGGGTAAAAACGGCTGTTGGGGATGAACAAGTGATTTGCATTAGTGGGGATGCTAGTTTCCAGATGAATTTACAGGAACTGGGAACGCTGGCACAGTATGGGATTAATGTGAAAACCGTGCTGATTAATAACGGTTGGCAAGGAATGGTGCGCCAATGGCAACAGACCTTCTTCCAAGAGCGGTATTCTGCCTCTAATATGCAGGTGGGAATGCCTGATTTTGTGAAGCTCTGCGAAGCCTATGGCATCAAAGGCATGGTGGTGCGCGATCGCGCTGACTTATCGGCAGCCGTGACCGAAATGCTGAATTATGAGGGTCCCGTCTTACTCGATGCCCAAGTGAAAAAAGACGAAAACTGCTATCCCATGGTTGCCCCCGGTAAAAGTAATGCTGAAATGTTGGGGTTACCCGAACTTAAGCAACTCGATCAAGCTGTGGCAATCATGTATTGCAGTAACTGTCGGGCTAAAAACCCAGCAACTAATAAGTTCTGTCCTGAGTGTGGCACTAAGCTCTAAATTAGACGCTCGAAACTGGCTGAAAATCCCCCAAGCGATGACCTTGGGGGATTTTTATGCTCATTGAAGAAAATCGCTTCTTCAGTCAATAACTTTACTGTTAGTTACCTCAATCTATTCACCAGTGAAGATACTTTTTGCCTTATCAATGATATTTTCACTGTTTTCTTTGGCTTTTTGAGTAGCCTCTTCGGTCGCTTTTTTAGTTTTTTCAACCCCTTCCTTAACTTTATTTTCTACTGTTTCTTTTGTCTCTTTAGCTTTTTGAGTAGCCTCTTCAATGCCTTTTTCGACTGATTTTTGAGCTTCTTCAGCTTTCTCTTGAGCTGAGTTGGTTGTATCTTCTGTCATTTCTTCCATAGCGATTAAGGGATTTGGTGCAGCGATTGCGTTAGCAATCCCTGAAGGCGAAAAACCAATAAAAAATGCAATGACTCCCGAGAAAATTATGACCAACCCCACTTGTTTAATGGTTTTTAGAATCATCTTTGAATTCTCCTATAAATTAATTAAAATTGTTGCCATTCAATATTATTTATTTAAAATTCTCATAAAAGTCAAGTATCTTTCCATAAAAAAACTTATAGTAAAAATATTTTCTTTCTCTGTTTTTCTATGTTGATTAGAGTTCATAATCCCTTAAAGATATCCTGGAAATATTAAGGATATTAAAAATTAAAATTCTATTGACAGATCAGTAAAAATAGGCGTATAGTAATTAATTATTTTTTAGTATTAAGTAGAGTTCAGATGAACGAAGAAAAAGCATCCTATAAAGGAGAGATGGAAACCAAACTTCAGGATTTAGGAACAAAAATGGATGAGATTAGAGCAAAAGCAGATCACGCTTCGGTAGAGATGAAAGCAGAATTAGACAAACAACTTCAAGATCTCAAAGCAAAACGGGAGGAACTGCAACAAAAATTGACGGAGCTTGAAGCATCTGGCGATGAGGCTTGGGAAAGTATTAAAGCTGGTGTTGAAAGAGCATGGGAAGATCTATCTTCTTCATTTGAAGAAGCCTCCTCTAAATTTCATAGCTAGTCTTCTACTCTAATAATTTAGATGATAGGTAACTTTTCTCTGAGTAATTGTTACAGTCATCATGCAGAGAATTGATACTTGTCATCTTTTCTTGAATTGATCACTATACATTTAAGTGTAAGAGGTCTAAAAACATAAAATAAGTCTCTTATTTCCTTATTTCTAAATGCAAAAAAATTATGAAGGATTTAGGACAGGCACTAACAGAAAAAAAGGAAGCAATTATTCAAGATTGGATTCATGCAGTTCAATTAGATCCAGAAATTGAGAGTGCTGAGCGATTGACCTATGATGCCGTTCGGAACAGCCTGCCAAAAGTCCTTCAACAATTAGCATTTTTCCTCTCAAGAAACCAGAGTGGTGATTATAAAAGTCTCGAAGATCCAAGTGAAAATCACGGATATATTCGTGCTGAACAAGGATATAATGTAGCGGAATTAGTCAGAGAATATAGTCTCCTTCGCCAGATTTTAGTTGCAAAATTAGAGTCTGATTTATTAACTCATTCTCCAAATGAAATGCTAACAGCCCTACAAACTATTGATGAGTTATTAAGTTCGATTATTGCGACTAGCCTAGAAAGTTATCTTGAAGCTCGGTTGACTGAAATTAAGCAAATGCAAGGGCAACTCACCTTGACTAACCAAGAGTTAACCCGACTAGTGCAAA of Cyanobacteria bacterium GSL.Bin1 contains these proteins:
- the ilvB gene encoding biosynthetic-type acetolactate synthase large subunit, translating into MGYPNQSQQVVTPPETKTAEVPQKCTGAFALLDSLKRHGVTHIFGYPGGAILPIYDELHRSEARGDVKHILVRHEQAAAHAADGYARATGKVGVCFATSGPGATNLVTGLATAHMDSIPMVAITGQVPRAAIGTDAFQETDIFGITLPIVKHSYVVRKASDMARIVAEAFHIASSGRPGPVLIDVPKDVGFEECDYVPVLPKQVSLPGFRPTEKGNPRKLLQAIQYIEAAERPLLYVGGGAISSGAHEELQQLAEHFQIPVTTTLMGLGSFDENHPLAVSMLGMHGTAYANYAVSECDLLIAVGARFDDRVTGKLDEFASKAKVIHIDIDPAEVGKNRAPDVPVVGDVRTCLQQMLDRIRELDIPANHERTKAWLAKIQRWREIYPLVVPRYEALLSPQEVIVEVGQQAPYAYYTTDVGQHQMWAAQFIKYGPRRWISSSGLGTMGYGLPAAMGVKTAVGDEQVICISGDASFQMNLQELGTLAQYGINVKTVLINNGWQGMVRQWQQTFFQERYSASNMQVGMPDFVKLCEAYGIKGMVVRDRADLSAAVTEMLNYEGPVLLDAQVKKDENCYPMVAPGKSNAEMLGLPELKQLDQAVAIMYCSNCRAKNPATNKFCPECGTKL